CCTCTCTTCACCAATCATTAAGTAAAAGCttgtctttaaaaaaaaaaaaaaggcaaatggGGGGCGGGGGTAGGGAAGGATACAATTAACATACAGAAAGGAAATTTAATAGTAAATTAGATGCTGAGTGCCTGCGAATCTACgatccataaatcagaaaaaaactaatatattaaaatattgatTTTTATCTGCTTGATATATAAATAAGACAAGATGAGGGCAGGACGACAGTAGATCCGAGTGGCTCACCAACATCTGCTCGCTTGGCTCGCTTGATCTTCTCCAGCTGGACCTGGGAATCCACAAAGCTCTGCATCCGCTGGAACTCCAGCCCCTTGGCGAACTCCATCCGCTGCTTCTCCAGCTCCATCATCTGCCGCTGCTTCGCCCTCTCCACCCTCTCATAGATCTCAGCAAACCTCGTGATCGCCCTCGCCAGCTGCCGGATCCCGTCCCCCTTCCCTTCCCTCGCCCCCCTCGACCCCCTCCCAGACCTCGACGACGACCTCGCCGACGACCCcgagtcctcctcctcctcgtcgtcCGCCGACTCCGCCGCTGCAGCCGCGGCCGCCCTCCGGAAGAACGACGGGTCATCGACGGCGAGCGCGGCCACCGGGCGCTTCTCCGCGGGGCGGGAGGCGGCggccgccgctgccgccgccgtCGCGGCCGGGAGGGGGGAGCCCTTCCGGTGGTAGGGGAGCGGGAGGGCGAGCGGCGGCGATGGCTTCTTGGCCGGGACGGAGGATCCGATGAGGGCGTCGAGGCGGTCGTAAAAGGCCCACTGGCTCGTCGCCGCACCGTCGGAGGCGATCCGGGCCTTCTCGATCTTGTACTTCTTCTTTAGGGTATCGATCCGGTTCTTGCACTGGACGTCGGTGCGGGGGGGGCGGCGGCTGGCGGAGGCACTGCAGCGGGAGTTGACGGCGTCGGCAACCTCCTGCCAGTGCTTCTGACGGAGGTTACCCCGGTTGAGCTCGAGGTAGCGGTCGCCCCAGGCCTCCACCAGCGCCGATGTCTCCCCCTCGCTCCAGCAGTCCTCCCGGTAGGGCAGCGCCGGGTTCGGCGGCCGTGACAGAGCCGTCTCCCTCCCGTCCATAGGCCGTCAAATCTCAGCACAGATAGAAGAAATCTCTAGATCTAGGCCCAGATCAGCTACCCCCCTTCTCGCTCGCTCGCTTCGTCTTTGTCTGACGGCGGGGAACGGACCGGGGAGTAAAAGGGGGAGCGGCGAGGCGCCGGCTGGGGAGGGGGGCGTGAGAAGCACGTGGGGAGGTTAGGGATCGCCGGGGGAGCGCGTGCGCCGACGTTCGCGCGGGGAGTTTTGCTGGCGTCAGCGGTGGGGATGGGTCCACCGGATCGGGGGCCATCACCGCCGTTGATTTGGGGCTAGGGTTTGACGGAAGGACGCGGTGGGAGGGGAATAATTATAATTTTGGGAAGGATAAAGACGAGACGCCGCCGTTGGTCCGGGACCGGACGGAGATTATATCGGTGGAGTGACAAAAATGCCCTCGGAATTCGGGGAACGGGGTAGGTGAGGGGGATGGGTATAGTTGGGAGGAGAGGGGAAAGGATGCCTCGAAAGGCTCGCTATCAGAGGGGGGTGAGCTGTTCGCCGTAGGATGGGGGGTGGGAGTCGTCGGCTTTCTTTCGGAAAGCGGCGCGAAGGGCTCGCGGAGgtaccgagagagagagagagagagagacggtgGACCCAAGTATGGGAACCGGACATTTAGGCGGGGAGGGGGAACGCGCTGTGGATAAGACCGACGCTGTTTTTTCCGAACTTTATAAAAAGTATCCAATCCCACGTCGCCACGTGAAGTCTGCTTGAGGGCGGGCTGTTCCGACCGTTCCTTGTGGACGGATAAAGCATTTGTCGCATCGGACGGGTTATGATGACCGCTTGCAGATCACGGAAGATCTAATATTcccatcagatttggcattatcaGCTAATCAACCGATGAGGACAACCATTAGCGAGAGGTATTTGTAGGCTTGGTATGTTCAAGTGCACCAATAATATCTCTCTTATTGTGATTAGAGATATTCTTATCAGTTGCAAAATATCTCTTAgctttttaaattaacttaataGAGATTACATGGATTAACCAATTAAATAATGCAATACATGTTCACCTCAATGCTATGGCAAATTCTGCCCATGCTCCTTTGGAAACAATAATAggtttgagcaagcaagatcaATATATGGTGACTAGCTATTTCATGGATGTTGCAAATATGCTACCTAATGCATGTTTGAAAGGGTGCAATTATGTGTTTATTATGTGTTTATTAGCTTCAAGTTTGCCAATTTCCAATCCAAATCACTGACGCGGCTAGAACATTGAGATCCGGCCAAGCCAAATAAACTTGATTTGATTTGATAACATAAAAGTGGAAGATAACATATTTTTGGTGACTCAATCTCAACATAAGAATTGGGCATGCATGCCGCTGCATGTATTTTTAATAACAGTGCTTGCTTTTGTATACCATCTTGATTACATTCGAAGCTTAAATAAGAAGTAAGAGCAAAATCTTTCCAATACAAGAGGAAAAATTTTCTCAAGTTTCTATGAcgggcatgtaacataaaagatttatacaatttttttgCCAAATTGATGAAGAATTAGAgaatcattttgatcttttgtaatcatcgAGGATTTGTCTGATTTTTTGCCAAGTTGATGAAGATCTGGAGAAAAATTTCCAAGTTTATGAAGATTTGAAGAATCATTTTGATCCTCTATAGTCAGAGGATTTACTTAATTTCTTACCAAGTTGATGAAGATTTGGAGAATCAATTTAATCCTCTGTATTAGTATTGCTATTAACCCCTCTAAAACTGTACTGGAAAGAAATCCAGAGGCCTAGTTTGACCCATAACTGATCAAAGGCGTGCTTCAACAACGGTTTCATGAAAGTATCAGCTGATTGATGAAAATTTGGAGAATCAGTTTGATCCCTTGTATTAGTATTGCTATCAATACCAAACGTCAATACTTAGATTATCGATTCTAGCCCTTTTAAATAAACTAAGACCTCTTTTAAATAAAGTAAATtctaaattttcagatggcccTATATTAATCAACAATATGGATTGGTCCCAGGCCCATAGGTTGGGCACAAAACAACCTAGCTGGTTTTTGACATGCATGGCCTAAGGTTTCtaattctccttcttcttcttcttccttttgctttctttttatgaaaaacATGAAAGGATAGATCAATATAGGCCATGATTGACTCCCTTGGCTGGACAAATTTTACCGTCACCATGTAACACTAcagtaaaagagaaaaaagccaACCGTATGGAGCGTCGGTCCAAGttcaccgacgcttttaagcgtcggttacCTCGCGgatgaacgacgcttaaaagcgtcggcatagatcGACGACGATTTCTTGACGCGTCGGCCTAAACCGAGCCCatgcccacctgcccgacgtctaaCCCACGCTTTGGGGGGTGTTGGCAGGAAATCTACTGACGCTTAAAAGCGCCGGTAAAGACCAAACAAAGCGccgggagatatcctttcttttgtagtgtaaGAGTCAAGGATGCAACCAACATGTCAAGTACAAGAATACCTTGTTTGTATTTTATGAAACTAGAAGCATATATGCATCAATCCTGTGGTTAACAAAGTATATCGATCTCTTAATTGCAGCACTGTGAACTTCAAAATTTTCGTAGACAACTTCTTCAATTGATTAATAAATTGTGAGAGAGAATTACCCTTTTTTGTgtgtgcattttttttttttttgataaactaAAAATGTTTATACACATCCCATTGTCCTAAGATACATAGTCTACCATCTCAAACAAAGTTCAACGTGAGAGGCTTAAGGAGGCACAAAATAGGACGTTATTCAAGAAGGATTTCAGACAGGATACAAAAATTATAATGCATGCATGGCCTGTCTTCTACATGCAAAGCAAAACCATGAAACGTAGATTAATTAGACATCGATTCTTACATGCACAAAATGGTGATCAAACCGAGGCTTGAGTTGAGTTTGGCATGGTGGGTAAGCTGAAGCTTAGCCAGAACGAGGCCCATGCATGCATGGGACCATGAGCATGCAGCTTATCAGTTGTCCCCATCCATGCACTATTGCCATTCCAATCCTTTCAGACACCACCCACCAAATGAGGGCTCACATAGGTGCTCCTCCCACCAACGGTGTAACGTTGGAAGGGAGTTTCCCATGTGACCTCGCGTTCATATGCTTTTGTATCTGTCCACAGGCacatcactctctctctctctctctctccatgcgCCACCCTATTCCTCTCGCCAGCAAAAGAGTGCTCCTTTGGACCAATGCCTCCTCATTGCCGAGTTAACGAGAGTTTGAGACAAGGAACTCCTAAAGGTGGCATGGAAGCAGAAAGCTAAAGGAGATGTTGAATTATTGGCTTCTCCTTGGATCTTTGCCTCAACATGGACCGTGCATGTACTGGCTAGAAAGCGTGGGCCGatgtgatgatgatgatgcacaTGATAGATTAATCCATTGTTGGATGCGAGTCACAATCCCTCAAATCTTCCAAAAAATTCTGTGTCACAAATATTCAACACGTTTTTGACATTTCCCGGCCCCTAATTGAGTTATTTCTCCAAGAAAGTCTACCGGCTGTTTCTCCACCAGATCTTTGTCTTTTGAGTAGAATGGCTTTATATACCACAATATTTTCTTAGATTTTTGTTTGACACTATATATGTTCAGGACAGTTCGCTTTTAGATGAAACCAGTGTTGATGACTGTTAATTATAACCATGCTTGAAGAAAAAGGAGTCATTGTGAATGTCACTTTTTTATTGCCACAAAGATCTTTTGCCAAACATTAATTAATTGTTGCCATCCTAGTTGAGGGACTTAAGTTCACTTAATTTGGATTTAGAGATTTCGAGCCATGGTATGCACATATGACAGCTGCAAGAAGGAAAAATTCATGGAaatgaaaaaaaacaaagatagcTCAGATTAATTCTTCCTTCATCTGATTGGGTAAGATGGTCATTATAATTAACTAAATTGCCCTTCAAACTTTGCCGTTTCCTCCACTTTGCTATGCATTGTATGCATGTAGGGTCACCATAATTTAGACTTAATGTCGGCTTAATGTTGTGGTTGGTCGGTGGTCGTTTTTGTTAAAGCCCTCTCGGCCTCGGAAGGGAAGGTATTAGCATGGCTTGCCTCCATGGCAGCCCCACCATTAGCTTAATGTGACATCGATTTGATAAATTACATTGGCACAATTCCTTTTATACATGACATAGGAGCTCTAGCCACACATGAGTTTGAAATGTCTTCTACCAAGGAAAATGACTTACTTGACAGGTGCATGGGTTCATTAATTAAGTGTACAAATGCATCCATATGGGCTATAGAGTGAATCCCATGACTAGCTATTGTCAACCACGCCACCTCATGACCTAGTATATAACAACTGGAGTGCAGAATAGGGGTTCAATTACATTGCACCGCCCAGCATTGGGAGGGCCGGTTAAACCACAACTTTTGGCTAGTGGGGTATTTAATTGTTACCTGAGCTTTGATGAAGATATCGGGGAGGAAAAGGTGATGGTGATGGACTTGATGGAAGTAATTAGAATACAATGATGCATGTCATAATAGAGAAGATGGTCCATTCCATGGTTGTACAGCAAAGCCTGGCCTACAAACATCATTCAATTACATGGAATGACATGTTCGGTCATCCTCCAAGATATGCCAAACTTATAACAATGGATTCGGGTTGTATATTTCGCGCGCGAAAAAATGATTGATTTTCTTTCGTAACATCAATCCCTTCCCTCCCGCATGTCTTCATAGATCTCGAAATGGATGTTGCGCGATCTAATGGTTGACATCGCAAAAAGAAGATGAATCATTCTTGCACGCAAAAATTAATAACAACCCTAACAACCTACCTCCTAGAGTGGACCCAGCCACATAGACAAACAATAAACCCATCATGTCTAAAGATGTTTAATTAGGTGCTAACTCTATTTTTTCAAGACAATCATTAAAGATTGGCGAACATTTTATCATTTCTCTTGTATATACACGCACATACATACGTACgtacatatataaaaaaggtATTCCAAGTTACCTTTGTATTGGAATGTGTCAACATCAAGCCATTGCACTAGTGTTAGGTCAAATGACACCATCTATGCATGGTGATCATAAATTTAAATTGGACTATTTAATCAGAAACTCACTGATAAAAGATGAGATTAATCATCAAATTGGACAACTAATTAGACAGATCATGTTGATTGGCTTACCTTAACTAAGCTACATTATTTATTCAACTACTAATATTAGAGCAGGCCCACCATTGCTGCAATAATAACTTGGCCATTTGAAGCAATATCATGGGAGGAGCCAAGCATTAGAAAATGTAGATCTTTATTAGCCAAACACAGCACTTGTTAGGAGCAAATAAAGAGTAGTTCCATCATCATAAAGTATCATGAGTGGAACAAGGATGCGTGGGCAAATAAAGAGTACTAGCCTTTCAGATCAAATTAAGCACTCATCTACCAGGaccttttctctctccctctccctctcatcCACTATGCATGTAAAAGACTGTAACAACCGAAGTCATTGGTAAAATAAGGTCGTTGTTGGAACTAGGATTGATCTATTCATTATTGTATTCAGATACTGAACAACAGGAGGAGTGGGGTCTCCTAAgtattccctctctctctctctctctctctctctctctctctctctctcttcttttcactCCAATTCTTCACCAAAAGAACAGCAACCCAGCCCTCCGATCTGTATCCCTACCCCATCCCCTCCCCTCACCCACTACCAATCCCCCATGCTCTTCGGCAACCAACAAAAAAACTGAACACCCAGACTCGCTTGAAACCACCTACAGCCCATGGAacaaaggaaaagcaaagaaAGGTGCCATgtctatctttacaaagactCCATCACCTCGAAAGGAGCTTTAACTGAAGATgctttaaaacaaaaaatagaccacaaagaaaagaggaattgaacgaaagaaaaagaaaaaaaagaacatcATATTTAGAAATCATTTGATTCCGAGATGCTCTCCAAATGCGGCCGCCAGACCCCGACCCTCCCCCGCCGCCTATCCGTC
This portion of the Phoenix dactylifera cultivar Barhee BC4 chromosome 11, palm_55x_up_171113_PBpolish2nd_filt_p, whole genome shotgun sequence genome encodes:
- the LOC103709530 gene encoding trihelix transcription factor ASIL2-like; translated protein: MDGRETALSRPPNPALPYREDCWSEGETSALVEAWGDRYLELNRGNLRQKHWQEVADAVNSRCSASASRRPPRTDVQCKNRIDTLKKKYKIEKARIASDGAATSQWAFYDRLDALIGSSVPAKKPSPPLALPLPYHRKGSPLPAATAAAAAAAASRPAEKRPVAALAVDDPSFFRRAAAAAAAESADDEEEEDSGSSARSSSRSGRGSRGAREGKGDGIRQLARAITRFAEIYERVERAKQRQMMELEKQRMEFAKGLEFQRMQSFVDSQVQLEKIKRAKRADVDYL